A genome region from Streptomyces pratensis includes the following:
- a CDS encoding response regulator transcription factor has translation MEQTHTTHNGVAATPGAQRRVLVVEDDATIVDAISARLRAEGFLVQTALDGPAAVDAAEAWQPDLMVLDIMLPGFDGLEVCRRVQAQRPVPVLMLTARDDETDMLVGLGVGADDYMTKPFSMRELAARVHVLLRRVERAALAAVTPRSGILRLGELEIDHAQRRVRVRADDVHLTPTEFDLLVCLANTPRAVLSREQLLAEVWDWADASGTRTVDSHIKALRRKIGAERIRTVHGVGYALETPAP, from the coding sequence ATGGAACAGACACACACCACCCACAACGGCGTCGCGGCCACCCCCGGGGCTCAGCGCCGGGTGCTGGTGGTAGAGGACGACGCAACAATCGTCGACGCCATTTCCGCCCGGCTGCGGGCGGAGGGCTTCCTGGTGCAGACAGCACTGGACGGGCCCGCGGCCGTGGACGCGGCCGAGGCCTGGCAGCCCGACCTGATGGTGCTCGACATCATGCTTCCCGGCTTCGACGGCCTGGAGGTCTGCCGCCGTGTGCAGGCCCAGCGCCCCGTACCGGTGCTGATGCTCACCGCACGCGACGACGAGACCGACATGCTGGTCGGGCTCGGGGTCGGCGCGGACGACTACATGACCAAGCCGTTCTCCATGCGGGAACTGGCGGCGCGGGTGCACGTCCTGCTGCGCCGGGTGGAGCGGGCCGCACTGGCAGCGGTGACGCCGCGCAGCGGCATCCTGCGCCTCGGCGAGCTGGAGATCGACCACGCGCAGCGCCGCGTCAGGGTGCGCGCCGACGACGTCCACCTCACCCCCACCGAGTTCGACCTGCTGGTCTGCCTGGCCAACACACCGCGTGCGGTGCTGTCCCGTGAGCAGCTGCTGGCCGAGGTCTGGGACTGGGCGGACGCCTCAGGTACCCGCACGGTCGACAGTCACATCAAGGCCCTGCGCCGGAAGATCGGCGCCGAGCGGATCCGCACGGTGCACGGCGTCGGCTACGCCCTGGAGACCCCCGCGCCATGA
- the lon gene encoding endopeptidase La: protein MTAGSNASKASTPIDLPVLPLDDEVVLPGMVVPLDLSDAEVRAAVEAAQAVARNGGGKPEVLLVPRIDGNYTGTGVLGTVEQVGRLSDGDPGALIRARDRVRIGAGTSGPGNALWVEGTRIDVSLPDPVPGSAVELAKEYKALATSWLKKRGAWQVVDRVQQIEDISSLADNSGYSPFLTTAQKVQLLETADAVTRLKLAIQWLGEHLAEQDVAESIAKDVQEGVDKQQREFLLRRQLDAVRKELSELNGDPDDESDDYRARVEAADLPEHVREAALKEVEKLERASDQSPEGSWIRTWLDTVLELPWTERTEDAYDIRGAREILDAEHAGLQDVKERITEYLAVRKRRADRGLGVVGGRRGGAVLALVGPPGVGKTSLGESVAHAMGRKFVRVALGGVRDEAEIRGHRRTYVGALPGRIVRAIKEAGSMNPVVLLDEIDKVGSDFRGDPAAALLEVLDPAQNHTFRDHYLEVELDLSDVVFLATANVLEAIPEALLDRMELVTLDGYTEDEKVVIARDHLLPRQLERAGLEKAEVGLDESALRKLAGEYTREAGVRNLERAVARLLRKVAAQHELGHRELPFTVSEQDLRGLIGRPHHVPESAQDPAERRTAVPGVATGLAVTGAGGDVLFVEASLADPETGASGLTLTGQLGDVMKESAQIALSFLRSHGAELELPVADLKDRGVHVHFPAGAVPKDGPSAGITLTTALASLLSGRLVRTDVAMTGEVSLTGRVLPIGGLKQKLLAAHRAGITTVVIPQRNEADLDDVPAEVLDTLEVHPVTDVRQVLEIALAPASARVRDRLPAAA, encoded by the coding sequence ATGACTGCAGGATCCAATGCGTCCAAGGCGTCCACGCCGATCGACCTGCCTGTGCTGCCGCTCGACGACGAGGTCGTACTGCCCGGAATGGTGGTGCCGCTCGACCTGTCGGACGCGGAGGTGCGCGCCGCCGTGGAGGCCGCCCAGGCCGTCGCGCGGAACGGAGGCGGCAAGCCCGAGGTGCTCCTCGTCCCGCGCATCGACGGGAACTACACCGGGACCGGTGTCCTGGGCACCGTGGAGCAGGTCGGTCGGCTGTCGGACGGGGACCCGGGCGCTCTCATCCGGGCCCGTGACCGGGTGCGGATCGGCGCCGGGACCAGCGGGCCCGGCAACGCGCTGTGGGTGGAGGGCACCCGGATCGACGTATCCCTGCCCGATCCCGTCCCCGGCTCCGCCGTCGAGCTCGCCAAGGAGTACAAGGCCCTCGCGACCAGCTGGCTGAAGAAGCGCGGCGCCTGGCAGGTCGTGGACCGGGTCCAGCAGATCGAGGACATCTCCTCCCTCGCCGACAACTCCGGCTACTCCCCCTTCCTCACCACGGCACAGAAGGTCCAGCTGCTGGAGACCGCCGACGCGGTCACCCGTCTGAAGCTGGCCATCCAGTGGCTCGGCGAGCACCTCGCCGAGCAGGATGTCGCCGAGTCCATCGCCAAGGACGTCCAGGAGGGCGTCGACAAGCAGCAGCGCGAATTCCTGCTGAGGCGCCAGCTCGACGCCGTACGCAAGGAGCTCTCCGAGCTCAACGGTGATCCGGACGACGAGTCCGACGACTACCGGGCGCGCGTCGAGGCCGCAGACCTCCCAGAGCACGTCCGCGAGGCGGCTCTCAAGGAGGTCGAGAAGCTGGAGCGCGCCTCCGACCAGAGCCCCGAGGGGTCCTGGATCCGGACCTGGCTGGACACCGTCCTGGAGCTCCCCTGGACCGAGCGGACCGAGGACGCGTACGACATCCGCGGTGCGCGGGAGATCCTCGACGCGGAACACGCGGGCCTGCAGGACGTGAAGGAGCGCATCACCGAGTACCTCGCGGTGCGCAAGCGGCGTGCCGACCGCGGGCTCGGCGTGGTCGGCGGCAGGCGCGGCGGTGCCGTGCTCGCGCTGGTCGGTCCCCCCGGCGTGGGGAAGACCTCGCTCGGTGAGTCCGTGGCGCACGCCATGGGGCGCAAGTTCGTCCGGGTCGCGCTCGGCGGCGTCCGGGACGAGGCGGAGATCCGGGGCCACCGGCGTACGTACGTCGGCGCGCTGCCGGGCCGCATCGTCCGGGCGATCAAGGAGGCCGGCTCGATGAACCCGGTCGTCCTGCTCGACGAGATCGACAAGGTCGGCTCGGACTTCCGGGGCGACCCGGCGGCCGCGCTGCTCGAAGTGCTCGACCCGGCGCAGAACCACACCTTCCGCGACCACTACCTGGAGGTCGAACTCGACCTCAGCGACGTCGTGTTCCTGGCCACGGCCAACGTCCTCGAAGCCATCCCGGAGGCCCTGCTCGACCGCATGGAGCTGGTCACGCTGGACGGCTACACCGAGGACGAGAAGGTCGTCATCGCCCGTGACCACCTGCTCCCGCGCCAGCTGGAGCGGGCCGGTCTGGAGAAGGCCGAGGTCGGCCTGGACGAGTCCGCACTGCGCAAGCTGGCGGGCGAGTACACCCGGGAGGCCGGGGTGCGGAATCTGGAGCGGGCCGTCGCACGACTGCTCCGCAAGGTCGCGGCCCAGCACGAACTGGGCCACCGGGAACTCCCGTTCACGGTGTCCGAGCAGGACCTGCGCGGTCTGATCGGCCGGCCGCACCACGTACCCGAGTCCGCCCAGGACCCCGCCGAGCGCCGCACCGCGGTGCCGGGCGTGGCCACCGGGCTCGCGGTGACCGGAGCGGGTGGCGATGTGCTCTTCGTCGAGGCGTCGCTGGCCGATCCGGAGACCGGGGCTTCCGGTCTCACCCTGACCGGTCAGCTCGGCGACGTCATGAAGGAGTCCGCGCAGATCGCCCTGAGCTTCCTGCGCTCGCACGGCGCGGAGCTGGAGCTTCCGGTCGCCGACCTCAAGGACCGGGGCGTGCACGTCCACTTCCCGGCGGGCGCGGTCCCCAAGGACGGCCCGAGCGCGGGCATCACCCTGACGACCGCGCTGGCCTCGCTGCTCTCCGGACGGCTGGTCCGTACGGACGTGGCGATGACCGGTGAGGTGTCGCTGACCGGCAGGGTGCTCCCGATCGGGGGCCTGAAGCAGAAGCTGCTGGCCGCTCACCGGGCGGGGATCACCACCGTGGTGATCCCCCAGCGCAACGAGGCCGATCTGGACGACGTCCCCGCCGAGGTCCTCGACACCCTGGAGGTCCACCCGGTGACCGATGTCCGCCAGGTGCTGGAGATCGCACTCGCCCCGGCCTCGGCCAGGGTGCGGGACAGGCTCCCGGCCGCCGCGTAG
- a CDS encoding spermidine synthase produces MPATDSRPVVLDRREGPFGEVVLRGRGDDFEIIANGCFLMDTSDGRSERLLIDAALAALPAGRPGPSVLIGGLGVGFSLVRAASEPRWGRIAVVEREQAIVGWHLDGPLGRISGAALADPRTEILGTDLVAHLRTTTERYDALCLDIDNGPDWTVTQDNESLYSPAGLAACHSRLTPGGVLAVWSAQPSPDFEKALRNAGFHAVRTEEVAVARGVPDVVHLALREH; encoded by the coding sequence ATGCCCGCCACAGACTCCCGCCCCGTCGTCCTCGACCGCCGTGAAGGCCCGTTCGGTGAAGTGGTCCTGCGCGGGCGCGGTGACGACTTCGAGATCATCGCCAACGGATGCTTCCTCATGGACACCTCCGACGGGCGCTCCGAGCGGCTGCTGATCGACGCGGCGCTGGCCGCCCTGCCCGCCGGACGGCCGGGCCCGTCGGTGCTGATCGGCGGGCTCGGCGTCGGGTTCTCACTGGTGCGGGCCGCCTCCGAGCCCCGCTGGGGCCGCATCGCCGTCGTCGAGCGGGAACAGGCCATCGTGGGCTGGCACCTCGACGGACCGCTCGGGCGTATCTCCGGGGCGGCGCTCGCCGATCCGCGGACCGAGATCCTCGGTACGGACCTCGTCGCCCACCTCCGTACGACCACGGAGCGTTACGACGCACTGTGCCTGGACATCGACAACGGCCCCGACTGGACCGTCACCCAGGACAACGAAAGCCTCTATTCGCCTGCCGGTCTCGCGGCATGTCACTCGCGTCTGACGCCTGGCGGAGTCCTCGCCGTATGGTCCGCACAGCCCTCCCCCGACTTCGAGAAGGCCTTGCGGAATGCCGGATTCCACGCAGTAAGAACCGAAGAAGTAGCGGTTGCCCGAGGTGTGCCGGACGTGGTCCATCTCGCACTCAGGGAGCACTGA
- a CDS encoding DUF6104 family protein — protein MYFTDRGIEELEKRRGEEEVTFEWLAEQLRTFVDLNPDFEVPVERLATWLARLDDEDEDE, from the coding sequence ATGTACTTCACGGACCGTGGCATCGAGGAACTGGAGAAGCGACGCGGCGAGGAGGAGGTCACCTTCGAGTGGCTCGCCGAGCAGCTCCGTACGTTCGTCGACCTCAACCCCGACTTCGAGGTTCCCGTCGAGCGCCTGGCGACCTGGCTGGCCCGGCTGGACGACGAGGACGAGGACGAGTAG
- a CDS encoding nucleotidyltransferase domain-containing protein → MGETIGTEDKGLAADGTIRSEGSLEHVHADFAPVVEAAGFHITDAFGPERLHSAYLYGSIPRGTAIPGVSDLDLLVVLHDVPTGADTAAAEAAGTALDSAFPVIDGVGLLLSPARTLLSEEERDDGGFFVACLCTPLTGEDLAARLPRYRPTSLLARETNGDLALVLPRWRALAAAATTDEERMRLSRRIARRLVRSAFTLVMPRWGGWTSDLHRSAELFARYHPRHPERVEQIRSAAVTARTPSPDPDGLSALIEDLGPWLAAEYTRAHGTKAPRP, encoded by the coding sequence ATGGGCGAGACGATCGGCACCGAGGACAAAGGGCTCGCGGCGGACGGGACGATCCGCAGCGAGGGTTCGCTGGAACACGTACACGCGGATTTCGCCCCGGTGGTCGAGGCGGCCGGCTTCCACATCACCGACGCCTTCGGCCCCGAGCGGCTGCACAGCGCCTACCTCTACGGCAGCATCCCGAGGGGCACGGCCATTCCCGGCGTGTCCGACCTGGACCTGCTGGTGGTACTGCACGACGTGCCCACCGGCGCGGACACGGCTGCGGCCGAGGCGGCCGGCACCGCCCTGGACTCCGCCTTTCCCGTGATCGACGGCGTCGGCCTGCTCCTCTCTCCCGCCCGGACGCTGCTGAGCGAGGAGGAACGCGACGACGGGGGCTTCTTCGTCGCCTGCCTCTGCACACCGTTGACGGGCGAGGACCTGGCGGCGCGTCTGCCCCGCTACCGCCCCACATCGCTGCTGGCCCGTGAGACGAACGGCGATCTGGCGCTCGTGCTTCCCCGATGGCGCGCCCTCGCGGCCGCCGCCACGACCGACGAGGAACGGATGCGGCTGAGCCGGCGCATCGCCCGCCGCCTGGTCCGGTCCGCGTTCACGCTGGTCATGCCGCGCTGGGGCGGCTGGACGAGCGACCTGCACAGGTCCGCCGAACTGTTCGCGCGCTACCACCCGCGTCATCCGGAACGCGTCGAACAGATCCGGTCGGCCGCGGTCACGGCGCGCACGCCCTCCCCGGATCCGGACGGGCTCTCGGCACTCATCGAGGACCTGGGTCCCTGGCTGGCCGCCGAGTACACACGCGCCCACGGCACGAAGGCACCCCGCCCCTGA
- a CDS encoding multifunctional oxoglutarate decarboxylase/oxoglutarate dehydrogenase thiamine pyrophosphate-binding subunit/dihydrolipoyllysine-residue succinyltransferase subunit: MSSQSPSNSSISTEQEAGSGSNPAAAFGPNEWLVDEIYQQYLQDPNSVDRAWWDFFADYKPGTSGTADKPVPAPAGAVTPAPATTAANNTAPAQAPASPPAAPAKPAAAAPAAPAAPAAPAKAAAAPAKAAPAKAAPAPAKADASTEAPAGPEYVTLRGPSAAVAKNMNASLELPTATSVRAVPVKLLFDNRIVINNHLKRARGGKISFTHLIGYAMVQALKAMPSMNYSFAVKDGKPTLVKPEHVNLGLAIDLVKPNGDRQLVVAAIKKAETLNFFEFWQAYEDIVRRARVGKLGMDDFSGVTASLTNPGGIGTVHSVPRLMPGQGLIMGVGAMDYPAEFQGTSQDTLNKLGISKVMTLTSTYDHRVIQGAASGEFLRVLAQLLLGENDFYDEIFKALRIPYEPVRWLKDIDASHDDDVTKAARVFELIHSYRVRGHVMADTDPLEYRQRKHPDLDITEHGLTLWDLERDFAVGGFAGKTMMKLRDILGVLRESYCRTTGIEFMHIQEPKERKWLQDRVERPRPAPEREEQLRILRRLNAAEAFETFLQTKYVGQKRFSLEGGESVIPLLDAVIDSAAEARLDEVVIGMAHRGRLNVLANIVGKSYAQIFREFEGNLDPRSMHGSGDVKYHLGAEGTFTGLDGEQIKVSLAANPSHLEAVDPVLEGIARAKQDIINKGGTDFTVLPVALHGDAAFAGQGVVAETLNMSQLRGYRTGGTVHVVINNQVGFTAAPESSRSSMYATDVARMIEAPIIHVNGDDPEAVVRVARLAFEYRQTFNKDVVIDLICYRRRGHNEGDNPEFTNPQMYTLIDKKRSVRKLYTESLIGRGDITLEEAEQALQDFQGQLEKVFAEVREATSAPSQPHVPDVQAEFPVSVGTAVSSEVVKLIAESQVNIPDDITVHPRLMPQMQRRAASVENGTIDWGMGETLAIGSLLMEGTPVRLAGQDTRRGTFGQRHAVLVDQKTGEDYTPLLYLSDDQARYNVYDSLLSEYAAMGFEYGYSLARPESLVIWEAQFGDFVNGAQTVVDEFISSAEQKWGQTSGVTLLLPHGYEGQGPDHSSARPERFLQMCAQDNMTVAMPTLPSNYFHLLRWQVHNPHHKPLIVFTPKSMLRLKAAASKVEEFTTGGFRPVIGDETVKAEAVRKVVFVSGKLYYDLDAEREKRGDTETAIIRLERLYPLPGAEIQAEIAKYPNAEKYLWAQEEPANQGAWPFIALNLIDHLDLAVGADVPHGERLRRISRPHGSSPAVGSAKRHQAEQAQLVAEVFEA; encoded by the coding sequence GTGTCGTCTCAGTCCCCCAGTAACTCGAGCATCTCGACCGAACAAGAAGCAGGCTCCGGGTCCAACCCGGCCGCCGCTTTCGGCCCCAATGAGTGGCTCGTCGACGAGATCTACCAGCAGTACCTCCAGGATCCCAATTCGGTCGACCGTGCCTGGTGGGACTTCTTCGCCGACTACAAGCCGGGCACGTCCGGCACGGCGGACAAGCCCGTCCCCGCACCCGCGGGAGCGGTGACACCGGCTCCGGCCACCACCGCCGCGAACAACACCGCTCCGGCGCAGGCCCCGGCCTCGCCCCCCGCGGCACCCGCCAAGCCCGCCGCCGCCGCTCCGGCAGCTCCGGCAGCTCCGGCAGCTCCGGCGAAGGCTGCTGCCGCCCCCGCGAAGGCCGCGCCCGCGAAGGCGGCCCCGGCACCCGCGAAGGCGGACGCCTCCACCGAGGCCCCCGCCGGCCCGGAGTACGTGACGCTGCGCGGCCCGTCGGCCGCCGTCGCGAAGAACATGAACGCCTCGCTCGAGCTGCCGACGGCCACGTCGGTCCGCGCCGTGCCGGTGAAGCTGCTCTTCGACAACCGCATCGTCATCAACAACCACCTGAAGCGGGCCCGCGGCGGGAAGATCTCCTTCACGCACCTCATCGGGTACGCGATGGTGCAGGCCCTCAAGGCCATGCCGTCGATGAACTACTCCTTCGCGGTGAAGGACGGCAAGCCGACCCTGGTCAAGCCGGAGCACGTCAACCTCGGCCTCGCCATCGACCTGGTGAAGCCGAACGGCGACCGCCAGCTCGTCGTCGCGGCCATCAAGAAGGCCGAGACGCTCAACTTCTTCGAGTTCTGGCAGGCCTACGAGGACATCGTCCGCCGTGCCCGCGTCGGCAAGCTCGGCATGGACGACTTCTCCGGTGTCACGGCCTCGCTGACCAACCCCGGCGGCATCGGCACCGTGCACTCGGTGCCCCGCCTGATGCCCGGACAGGGCCTCATCATGGGCGTCGGCGCGATGGACTACCCGGCCGAGTTCCAGGGCACCTCGCAGGACACCCTGAACAAGCTGGGCATCTCGAAGGTCATGACCCTGACCTCGACGTACGACCACCGGGTCATCCAGGGTGCCGCGTCCGGCGAGTTCCTCCGTGTCCTGGCCCAGCTGCTGCTCGGCGAGAACGACTTCTACGACGAGATCTTCAAGGCGCTGCGCATCCCCTACGAGCCGGTCCGCTGGCTCAAGGACATCGACGCCTCGCACGACGACGACGTCACCAAGGCCGCGCGGGTCTTCGAGCTGATCCACTCCTACCGGGTCCGCGGCCACGTCATGGCCGACACCGACCCGCTGGAGTACCGCCAGCGCAAGCACCCCGACCTGGACATCACCGAGCACGGCCTCACCCTGTGGGACCTGGAGCGGGACTTCGCGGTCGGCGGTTTCGCCGGCAAGACGATGATGAAGCTCCGCGACATCCTCGGCGTCCTGCGTGAGTCGTACTGCCGCACCACCGGCATCGAGTTCATGCACATCCAGGAGCCGAAGGAGCGCAAGTGGCTCCAGGACCGGGTGGAGCGCCCGCGCCCCGCTCCGGAGCGCGAGGAGCAGCTGCGGATCCTGCGCCGCCTCAACGCCGCCGAGGCGTTCGAGACGTTCCTGCAGACCAAGTACGTCGGTCAGAAGCGCTTCTCCCTGGAGGGCGGCGAGTCCGTCATCCCGCTGCTCGACGCGGTCATCGACTCCGCCGCCGAGGCCCGCCTGGACGAGGTCGTCATCGGCATGGCCCACCGCGGCCGTCTGAACGTCCTGGCGAACATCGTCGGCAAGTCGTACGCGCAGATCTTCCGGGAGTTCGAGGGCAACCTCGACCCGCGGTCGATGCACGGCTCCGGCGACGTCAAGTACCACCTGGGCGCCGAGGGCACCTTCACCGGCCTGGACGGCGAGCAGATCAAGGTCTCGCTGGCCGCCAACCCCTCGCACCTCGAGGCCGTCGACCCGGTCCTGGAGGGCATCGCCCGCGCCAAGCAGGACATCATCAACAAGGGCGGCACGGACTTCACGGTCCTGCCCGTCGCGCTCCACGGCGACGCGGCCTTCGCGGGCCAGGGCGTCGTCGCCGAGACGCTCAACATGTCGCAGCTGCGCGGCTACCGCACCGGCGGCACCGTGCACGTGGTGATCAACAACCAGGTCGGCTTCACCGCCGCCCCGGAGTCCTCACGCTCCTCGATGTACGCCACCGACGTGGCGCGCATGATCGAGGCGCCGATCATCCACGTCAACGGCGACGACCCGGAGGCAGTGGTCCGCGTCGCGCGGCTCGCCTTCGAGTACCGGCAGACGTTCAACAAGGACGTCGTGATCGACCTCATCTGCTACCGCCGCCGCGGTCACAACGAGGGTGACAACCCGGAGTTCACCAACCCGCAGATGTACACCCTGATCGACAAGAAGCGCTCGGTGCGCAAGCTCTACACCGAGTCCCTGATCGGTCGCGGCGACATCACGCTGGAGGAGGCCGAGCAGGCCCTCCAGGACTTCCAGGGCCAGTTGGAGAAGGTCTTCGCGGAGGTCCGCGAGGCCACCTCGGCACCGTCCCAGCCGCATGTCCCGGACGTGCAGGCGGAGTTCCCGGTCTCGGTGGGCACCGCGGTCTCCTCGGAGGTCGTGAAGCTGATCGCCGAGTCGCAGGTGAACATCCCCGACGACATCACGGTGCACCCGCGCCTGATGCCCCAGATGCAGCGCCGCGCCGCCTCGGTGGAGAACGGCACGATCGACTGGGGCATGGGCGAGACCCTGGCCATCGGCTCGCTGCTCATGGAGGGCACCCCGGTCCGGCTCGCCGGCCAGGACACCCGCCGCGGCACCTTCGGCCAGCGCCACGCGGTCCTCGTCGACCAGAAGACCGGCGAGGACTACACCCCGCTGCTCTACCTCTCCGACGACCAGGCCCGTTACAACGTCTACGACTCGCTCCTCAGCGAGTACGCGGCGATGGGCTTCGAGTACGGCTACTCGCTGGCCCGCCCGGAGTCCCTGGTCATCTGGGAGGCCCAGTTCGGCGACTTCGTCAACGGCGCCCAGACCGTCGTGGACGAGTTCATCTCCTCGGCCGAGCAGAAGTGGGGCCAGACGTCCGGCGTCACCCTGCTGCTCCCGCACGGCTACGAGGGCCAGGGACCGGACCACTCGTCCGCCCGCCCGGAGCGTTTCCTGCAGATGTGCGCGCAGGACAACATGACGGTCGCGATGCCGACCCTCCCGTCGAACTACTTCCACCTCCTGCGGTGGCAGGTGCACAACCCGCACCACAAGCCGCTGATCGTCTTCACCCCGAAGTCGATGCTCCGCCTCAAGGCGGCCGCGTCGAAGGTCGAGGAGTTCACCACCGGCGGCTTCCGCCCGGTGATCGGCGACGAGACGGTCAAGGCCGAAGCGGTCCGCAAGGTCGTCTTCGTGTCCGGCAAGCTCTACTACGACCTGGACGCCGAGCGCGAGAAGCGTGGCGACACGGAGACGGCGATCATCCGGCTGGAGCGTCTGTACCCGCTGCCGGGTGCGGAGATCCAGGCCGAGATCGCCAAGTACCCGAACGCCGAGAAGTACCTCTGGGCCCAGGAGGAGCCGGCGAACCAGGGTGCGTGGCCGTTCATCGCGCTCAACCTGATCGACCACCTGGACCTCGCCGTCGGCGCCGATGTGCCGCACGGTGAGCGCCTGCGCCGCATCTCGCGTCCGCACGGCTCGTCCCCGGCGGTCGGCTCGGCCAAGCGTCACCAGGCCGAGCAGGCCCAGCTGGTCGCCGAGGTCTTCGAGGCCTGA
- a CDS encoding polysaccharide deacetylase family protein produces MTPLATGLTAALVTVLTLTLGGCSMQTTAPGSARAGAASDAKGSFGPVDCRKAKCIALTSDAGPAEDTPHLLDELKERKVPATFFLLGRNHVLKHPETVRRIEAEGHEVANHTWSHEILTEKKPDEIRAELEKTQDAIEEITGKKPRLMRPPQGRTDDTVSGICEELGLSQVLWSATAKDYSTDDSALIRKRILDQAGRDGIILLHDIYKGTVPAVPGIIDTLKERGYTFVTVPQLMAPAEPEPGTVYRP; encoded by the coding sequence ATGACGCCGTTGGCCACGGGGTTGACCGCCGCCCTGGTGACGGTCCTCACACTGACGCTCGGTGGATGCTCGATGCAGACCACGGCTCCCGGTTCGGCCCGCGCGGGAGCCGCGTCCGATGCCAAGGGCTCGTTCGGGCCGGTGGACTGCCGCAAGGCCAAGTGCATAGCCCTGACGTCCGACGCGGGGCCGGCCGAGGACACCCCGCACCTCCTCGACGAGCTCAAGGAGAGGAAGGTGCCGGCGACGTTCTTCCTGCTGGGCAGGAACCACGTCCTGAAGCACCCGGAGACCGTGCGGCGCATCGAGGCCGAAGGGCATGAGGTCGCCAACCACACCTGGTCCCACGAGATCCTGACGGAGAAGAAGCCCGACGAGATACGGGCCGAGCTGGAGAAGACCCAGGACGCCATCGAGGAGATCACCGGGAAGAAGCCCCGGCTGATGCGTCCCCCTCAGGGCCGCACCGACGACACCGTCTCCGGCATCTGCGAGGAGCTCGGGCTGTCGCAGGTCCTGTGGAGCGCGACCGCCAAGGACTACTCGACGGACGACTCCGCGCTGATCAGGAAGCGGATACTCGATCAGGCCGGCCGGGACGGGATCATCCTGCTGCACGACATCTACAAGGGGACGGTTCCCGCGGTGCCGGGCATCATCGACACCCTGAAGGAGAGGGGCTACACCTTCGTGACCGTCCCTCAGCTGATGGCCCCCGCCGAACCGGAGCCCGGCACGGTCTACCGCCCGTGA
- a CDS encoding HAMP domain-containing sensor histidine kinase, with product MTRPGSGLRPFSIKAKLGALVVISVFITTGLLIVALRTRTEFRFITVFSVIATLLITQFVAHGLTAPLDEMRAVARSISHGDYTRRVSGAGRRDELGDLAQTINRMADDLEAEDRHRKELVANVSHELRTPIAALRAVLENVVDGVSAADPETMRTALKQTERLGRLVETLLDLSRLDNGVVALKARRFEVWPYLSGVLKEANLAASQRRLSSGSGNHSRTDVHLHLDVSPPELTAHADAERLHQVVANLIDNAVKHSPPHGRVTVLARRGEYPESLELEVVDEGPGIPEAERHRVFERFNRGQAPSPHGPGSDGGTGLGLAIARWAVDLHGGRIGVAESARGCRIQVTLPGVTQFHG from the coding sequence ATGACGCGGCCCGGCTCCGGACTGCGGCCCTTCTCGATCAAGGCCAAGCTGGGCGCGCTCGTGGTGATCTCCGTGTTCATCACGACCGGACTGCTGATCGTCGCCCTGCGCACCAGGACCGAGTTCCGGTTCATCACGGTCTTCTCGGTGATCGCCACGCTGCTGATCACCCAGTTCGTGGCTCACGGCCTGACCGCGCCGCTGGACGAGATGCGCGCCGTCGCGCGCTCCATCTCGCACGGCGACTACACCAGACGGGTGAGCGGCGCGGGCCGGCGGGACGAGCTGGGTGACCTGGCACAGACGATCAACCGCATGGCGGACGATCTGGAGGCGGAGGACCGGCATCGCAAGGAGCTGGTGGCCAACGTCTCCCATGAGCTGCGCACACCGATCGCGGCGCTCCGAGCCGTCCTGGAGAACGTGGTGGACGGGGTGTCCGCCGCGGATCCCGAGACGATGCGAACGGCACTGAAACAGACCGAACGCCTGGGCAGACTCGTGGAGACCCTGCTGGACCTCTCCCGGCTGGACAACGGCGTGGTGGCGCTCAAGGCGCGCCGCTTCGAGGTCTGGCCGTACCTGTCCGGCGTGCTGAAGGAAGCCAATCTCGCCGCCTCCCAGCGACGGCTCTCCTCCGGTTCGGGCAACCACTCCCGCACCGACGTCCACCTTCACCTCGACGTGTCGCCGCCCGAACTGACGGCGCACGCGGACGCGGAACGCCTGCACCAGGTGGTCGCCAACCTGATCGACAACGCCGTGAAGCACAGCCCGCCGCACGGCCGGGTCACGGTGCTGGCGCGGCGCGGGGAGTATCCGGAGTCGCTGGAGCTGGAGGTCGTCGACGAGGGCCCCGGTATCCCGGAGGCCGAGCGTCACCGGGTCTTCGAGCGCTTCAACCGCGGCCAGGCACCTTCCCCGCACGGTCCGGGCAGCGACGGCGGCACGGGGCTCGGTCTCGCGATCGCGCGCTGGGCGGTCGATCTGCACGGCGGCCGGATCGGGGTGGCCGAATCCGCCCGTGGCTGCCGAATACAGGTCACTCTTCCGGGCGTCACGCAGTTCCACGGTTGA